One Blastocatellia bacterium DNA window includes the following coding sequences:
- a CDS encoding TonB-dependent receptor, which yields MRLFVPLLLLAPSLMILFLPSVRADDLDHAAIEGFVRDPRGDVIVGAMITLTEKTTGSRRSALTREDGWYRITSVNAGTYSVRAEAPGFTAQEVTDIILRAGQTYRRDFQLSVAPVTEAVVVLQADPPMIDPTRTVVGLTLDGQEIARLPLNGRNPLDLVFLFANVQAEPFELRDLGDPATADALPETPQEAGIFSLSGGRAYSNNITIDGLDNNDDRLARERTSPSLESIAEVQIITNQFSAEYGRASGGRINFLTRRGGNQFRGAGFGDFQDESLNANSFFRNARGQKRLPFQRREYGGRLGGPLLKNRLFFFGVYERRDEPDTDSIVALLPVDPQANPRYPLREVPTGRPFVRDGVPVALFEEDVNTPGRHSYVSGRLDHTLSADHTLTFRFDATLTNRLRGRDQGATLFEGLLDRRRNSSSYAVHDTLVLGQRAVNQFRLQYSRLDPRNSPATERPGVIVGSSRGSSLPFASGFIAGVSGFPDARAERRWQGTETLQWQIHRHTIKVGGDVMRLRSATRQESFFFGFYNFPSFGEFVAGTPSRYRQRIGQSERTLVNTILGLFAQDEWRIHPTVTLSLGVRYDRETLINHDDNNVSPRLAFAWDVQGHHRTVVRGGFGVFYNRVLLRTYEDFAVQSRVYEIDLGSGPGSTGPIEELMRIGGFPRVFPNDPTHPLVRDLIRPLGTARSINPNLRIPYSLQASFGLEREIAPRLAVEVSYVFNRTVKLWRDRNLNAPIPPPGGLVSFLLAPPAGFPGVVIAPDGGTAFDNSSRQIVDVGVRFVRFDLSAQRFRDVGSGASRIRIFGLNGQGGGATTTDPVLAALNAVRFLRPNPTLGEVEQLQSDGQATYHGLNVIVTRRFHRGFSLRASYTLSKLIDTVDVNTSSPQDEFNLRLERGLGRTDERHRLVVTSTVELPRFLGGIELTSVVTLSSGRPFTITTNGQDRNLNDNETDRPTFLGIGPIRFIRPGRIVESQAMAGQFSFATIGTNGTLGRNVAQGPGQKRCDVRFGRRFRLTDGWELQPWINIYNLFNTSNFIMAGFIGPLDTRDGVSVFLQPRATRRPRTLELGLRLEF from the coding sequence ATGAGACTCTTCGTCCCGTTGCTTCTTCTCGCTCCTTCGTTGATGATCCTCTTCCTCCCATCTGTCCGAGCCGATGACCTCGATCATGCCGCCATCGAGGGATTCGTTCGAGATCCTCGCGGCGATGTCATCGTGGGAGCGATGATCACGTTGACGGAGAAAACAACGGGTTCTCGTCGCTCGGCGCTGACACGAGAAGACGGGTGGTATCGGATCACAAGCGTCAACGCGGGGACTTATAGCGTGCGGGCAGAGGCCCCGGGATTCACCGCCCAGGAGGTCACCGATATTATTTTGCGGGCCGGTCAAACCTATCGCCGGGATTTTCAGCTCTCCGTGGCTCCGGTCACCGAAGCCGTCGTCGTTCTTCAGGCCGATCCTCCGATGATTGATCCCACCCGCACGGTCGTCGGTTTGACTCTCGACGGTCAGGAGATCGCCCGTCTCCCCCTCAATGGTCGGAATCCGCTCGACCTCGTCTTCCTTTTTGCCAATGTGCAGGCGGAACCGTTCGAACTGCGTGATCTGGGGGATCCGGCCACCGCGGATGCGTTGCCGGAGACGCCCCAGGAAGCGGGCATCTTTTCTCTCTCCGGGGGACGCGCCTACTCCAACAACATCACCATTGATGGTCTGGATAACAACGACGACCGCCTGGCGCGAGAGCGAACGAGTCCGAGTCTCGAATCCATCGCCGAGGTCCAGATCATCACCAACCAGTTCTCCGCCGAGTACGGACGTGCTTCAGGCGGACGGATCAACTTCCTCACCCGTCGTGGCGGCAATCAATTTCGCGGCGCGGGCTTTGGCGACTTTCAGGACGAGAGTCTGAATGCCAACAGCTTCTTTCGCAATGCTCGCGGTCAGAAGCGACTACCGTTTCAACGACGCGAGTACGGCGGTCGCCTCGGGGGACCACTCCTCAAGAATCGCCTCTTTTTCTTCGGCGTCTACGAACGGCGCGATGAACCCGATACCGATTCGATCGTGGCGCTGCTGCCCGTTGATCCACAGGCCAACCCTCGCTATCCCTTGAGAGAGGTTCCGACCGGAAGGCCTTTTGTCCGCGACGGCGTTCCCGTGGCTCTGTTCGAGGAAGACGTCAACACGCCGGGCCGCCATTCGTATGTGAGCGGTCGGCTGGATCATACGCTGTCAGCCGATCACACGCTGACCTTTCGCTTTGATGCGACGCTGACGAATCGGCTGCGGGGGCGCGATCAAGGAGCGACCCTGTTCGAAGGTCTCCTCGACCGCCGCCGCAACTCGTCCAGCTATGCCGTTCATGATACGCTCGTCCTCGGTCAGAGGGCGGTCAATCAATTTCGCCTTCAGTATTCCCGGCTGGATCCACGCAACAGTCCCGCGACGGAGCGACCGGGTGTGATCGTCGGCAGCAGTCGGGGATCGAGTCTGCCATTCGCCAGTGGATTCATTGCCGGGGTGTCGGGATTTCCCGACGCCCGGGCCGAACGGAGATGGCAGGGGACGGAAACGCTCCAGTGGCAAATCCACCGGCACACCATCAAAGTGGGCGGGGATGTCATGCGTCTGCGCTCGGCGACGCGGCAGGAGAGTTTCTTCTTCGGCTTTTACAACTTTCCCAGCTTCGGCGAGTTCGTCGCCGGCACGCCCTCGCGCTATCGCCAGCGCATCGGCCAATCGGAACGGACCCTTGTGAACACCATCCTCGGACTGTTCGCGCAGGATGAATGGCGCATTCACCCCACGGTCACCCTCAGCCTCGGCGTGCGCTATGACCGCGAGACCCTCATCAACCACGACGACAATAATGTCAGTCCCCGCCTGGCCTTCGCCTGGGATGTACAGGGCCATCATCGCACAGTCGTTCGAGGCGGGTTCGGCGTCTTCTACAATCGCGTCCTGCTGCGCACCTATGAGGACTTCGCCGTCCAGTCCCGAGTCTATGAGATTGATCTCGGCAGCGGTCCCGGATCAACCGGCCCGATCGAGGAACTGATGCGGATCGGCGGATTTCCCCGGGTCTTTCCCAACGATCCGACGCATCCTCTCGTTCGTGACCTCATTCGCCCGCTCGGGACGGCGCGGAGCATCAACCCGAACCTTCGCATTCCCTACAGCCTGCAAGCGAGTTTTGGTCTCGAACGGGAGATCGCGCCCCGGCTCGCCGTCGAAGTGAGCTATGTCTTCAACCGCACGGTGAAATTGTGGCGGGATCGTAATCTCAATGCGCCGATTCCTCCACCCGGAGGGCTCGTCTCCTTTTTGCTCGCCCCTCCCGCTGGGTTTCCCGGAGTCGTCATCGCGCCCGACGGAGGCACGGCCTTCGACAACAGTTCTCGCCAGATTGTTGATGTCGGCGTGCGGTTCGTCCGTTTTGATCTGAGCGCTCAACGATTCCGCGATGTCGGCAGCGGAGCCAGTCGCATCCGCATCTTCGGATTGAACGGCCAGGGCGGTGGGGCGACGACGACCGATCCTGTTCTGGCCGCCCTGAATGCCGTTCGGTTTCTCCGACCAAACCCAACACTGGGCGAGGTCGAACAACTTCAATCCGACGGACAGGCGACCTATCACGGATTGAACGTCATCGTCACCCGGCGCTTTCACCGAGGATTTTCGCTGCGCGCGTCGTATACCCTGTCCAAGCTCATTGACACGGTGGACGTCAATACCAGTTCACCACAAGACGAGTTCAACCTCCGTCTGGAGCGCGGTCTCGGTCGAACTGATGAGCGCCATCGTCTCGTGGTCACGAGCACGGTTGAGCTGCCGCGATTTCTCGGCGGCATCGAGCTGACGTCAGTCGTGACGCTGTCGTCGGGGCGTCCGTTTACCATCACCACCAATGGCCAGGATCGTAATCTCAACGATAACGAAACGGACCGCCCGACCTTCCTCGGCATCGGCCCCATTCGCTTCATTCGGCCTGGTCGGATCGTCGAATCGCAGGCGATGGCCGGACAGTTCTCTTTTGCGACGATTGGCACCAATGGAACGCTCGGCCGGAATGTCGCTCAGGGACCGGGGCAAAAGCGATGCGACGTGAGGTTTGGGCGCCGGTTTCGTCTGACCGACGGGTGGGAGCTTCAGCCCTGGATCAACATCTATAACCTCTTCAACACGTCGAATTTCATCATGGCCGGATTCATCGGACCGCTCGATACGCGGGATGGCGTCTCCGTCTTTCTTCAACCACGGGCAACGCGGCGCCCGCGCACGCTGGAACTCGGCCTGCGGCTCGAGTTTTGA
- a CDS encoding DHHA1 domain-containing protein, with translation MRELTRRLAEEEAERLTQEASMIGAIRLVVRTFRDRTSDDVRLLARTLIKHNQIVVLLGVCEPNGARLIFARSADLPVNMVELLRSVCLSLGGSGGGAPDFAQGAIRDGDRVDYALGLALDAIKRDLS, from the coding sequence ATACGCGAACTGACGCGACGGCTCGCCGAAGAGGAAGCCGAACGACTGACCCAGGAAGCCTCGATGATCGGTGCGATCCGGCTCGTGGTTCGCACCTTTCGTGATCGAACAAGTGATGACGTTCGCCTGCTCGCTCGCACTCTCATCAAACACAATCAGATCGTTGTCCTGCTTGGCGTGTGCGAGCCTAACGGCGCTCGGCTCATCTTCGCCCGGTCAGCGGATCTCCCCGTGAACATGGTTGAATTGCTTCGATCCGTGTGCCTGTCGCTTGGAGGAAGCGGTGGCGGCGCGCCCGACTTCGCTCAGGGGGCGATCAGAGATGGTGACCGGGTTGATTATGCCCTCGGCCTTGCTCTGGACGCTATCAAACGGGACCTCTCTTGA
- a CDS encoding metallophosphoesterase, whose translation MILMWMRLSRFALFGLVIATVLFLIQYRLYVRARRHLQAMGVSPLGQRRVLLILRVLLLIMNLPWVIGIGGSLLLDWSLFSSWERLGSWASYVVYPFAVWQYGSVIAFVVLVVLDVVRMIWRWSRAALRFLGRWPRSMAAVPPQPEGGAGTSPEQLTVTASYSAPHGHGQGPEERPSGQESRLLLSRRRFIQTAGVSIATLPYIASAYGAIQAADQFVIERVDIPLPNLPDALVGLTIVHLTDIHVGPFMSEERWREYVRVVNRLEPDLIVLTGDYVASSARSAIPFVRGAAELRARYGVFGSLGNHDRFTEAVPLLVEGFARHGMKILYNEQVWVRTPGGRINLIGIDYIGQSGRGFARALRGLRLEGPSILLSHQPNVFPQAAGRAIDLTLAGHTHGGQMVADLAGIRLSPARLITPYVAGLYEHGGAKLYVSRGLGTTGPPVRLNAPPEITLIRLVR comes from the coding sequence ATGATACTGATGTGGATGCGCCTGTCACGCTTCGCCCTGTTTGGCTTGGTGATCGCTACGGTTCTTTTTCTCATCCAGTATCGGCTTTATGTGAGAGCGCGGCGACATCTCCAGGCGATGGGGGTGAGTCCTCTGGGGCAACGACGGGTGTTGCTCATCCTTCGCGTCTTGTTGCTGATCATGAACCTCCCCTGGGTGATCGGAATCGGTGGGTCACTCCTGCTGGATTGGTCGCTCTTTTCCTCGTGGGAGAGGTTAGGATCGTGGGCGTCCTATGTGGTCTATCCGTTTGCGGTCTGGCAATACGGCTCGGTGATCGCTTTTGTCGTGCTGGTAGTCCTCGACGTTGTCCGAATGATCTGGCGATGGAGTCGAGCGGCTCTTCGATTCCTCGGTCGGTGGCCAAGGAGCATGGCGGCTGTGCCTCCTCAGCCGGAGGGAGGCGCAGGAACCTCCCCTGAGCAGCTGACTGTCACCGCGTCTTACTCCGCTCCGCACGGGCACGGACAGGGACCGGAGGAACGGCCGTCTGGGCAAGAATCTCGGCTCCTTCTGTCCCGACGGCGGTTCATCCAAACGGCGGGCGTGAGCATCGCCACATTGCCCTACATCGCCTCCGCTTATGGAGCGATTCAAGCCGCCGATCAGTTCGTCATCGAGCGCGTGGATATTCCACTGCCGAATCTGCCGGATGCGCTCGTCGGGTTGACGATTGTTCATCTGACCGACATCCATGTCGGGCCGTTCATGAGCGAAGAGCGATGGCGCGAGTACGTGCGGGTGGTCAATCGGCTGGAACCGGATTTGATCGTCCTCACGGGAGATTATGTGGCATCCTCGGCACGCTCGGCGATTCCCTTTGTGCGGGGGGCGGCGGAGTTGCGCGCGCGGTACGGCGTCTTCGGCAGCCTGGGCAATCACGATCGCTTCACCGAGGCGGTGCCGCTGCTTGTCGAGGGATTTGCCCGACACGGGATGAAGATTCTTTACAACGAGCAGGTGTGGGTGAGAACCCCTGGAGGACGGATCAATCTCATCGGGATTGACTATATCGGGCAATCGGGGCGGGGGTTTGCTCGGGCTCTTCGAGGGCTTCGCCTGGAGGGACCTTCGATCCTATTGTCGCATCAACCGAACGTCTTTCCTCAAGCGGCCGGGCGCGCGATTGATCTCACGCTTGCCGGTCACACGCATGGGGGCCAGATGGTGGCCGATCTCGCCGGGATTCGCCTCTCCCCGGCGCGATTGATCACCCCCTACGTGGCCGGTCTCTACGAACACGGAGGAGCCAAACTCTACGTCAGTCGGGGGCTGGGGACGACGGGGCCCCCCGTCCGTCTCAATGCGCCGCCGGAGATCACCCTCATCAGGCTCGTTCGATGA
- a CDS encoding TonB-dependent receptor: MRCRGWWLIGLIFIWASNSNRAQVRWGEISGRVLDPAGAVIPAASVQLWEQEKGVHRMVQTDPSGTFRFERLSPGHYHIQVSAEGFATQSRDLTLTSGAHPHVEFALSTQPLVEEVAVLASSIVDTPEVLTRVPGSVEILDRRALDASRVFTVNEALRKVTGVFARDEEGFSLRPNIGIRGLNPTRSTKVLLLEDGIPLTYAPYGDNASYYHPPVDRFESIEVIKGSGQILYGPMTIGGVINYITPNPPEKPRGALTLIGGNRDYLNGHLTYGGTWGGTGLLFDYMRKQGEGARENTRTGLNDANVKIVTALGSRHALTIKGNYYGENSQVTYSGLRLDEYLANPRQNPFLNDRFLGDRYGASVTHAYVLKNDVVLTTSLYGSMFFRDWWRQSSNSGQRPNRRGDPGCRGMEDLLTTCGNEGRLRKYYTWGIEPRVRAFDRILGIRGETEFGFRAHFERQDRKQMNGQAPTARTGIIVEDNERKNQAYSGFLQHRFLLGRWTITPGLRLEHVRYERTNRLANRGAGAAGRTHLTEVIPGIGITFAPASHTTIFGGAHRGFAPPRTEDIIDNAGGTIDLDPERSWTYEVGVRSWPISGLKLEATFFRMDFENQIVPASVAGGLGATFTNAGETLHQGMEFTGRVDMGSLLRMTHNVYARAAYTYVPTAKFVGTRLSSIPGFGTVSVSGNRLPYAPKHLANLQFGYAHPRGFDAFLEAVHVSDQFGDDLNTIAPTPDGQRGLLPAYTIWNLTMNYRVESRGLTFFVAVKNLFDRLYIADRTRGILPGPPRLVHGGLRFQF; encoded by the coding sequence ATGAGATGCAGAGGGTGGTGGTTGATCGGCCTCATCTTCATATGGGCAAGCAACTCGAACAGGGCTCAGGTCCGCTGGGGAGAGATCAGCGGACGCGTGCTCGATCCGGCTGGCGCCGTCATCCCGGCAGCCAGCGTTCAGCTCTGGGAACAGGAGAAAGGGGTTCACCGGATGGTTCAGACAGATCCTTCCGGAACCTTTCGATTCGAGCGGCTCAGTCCGGGCCACTACCATATTCAGGTCTCGGCGGAAGGCTTCGCCACTCAATCCCGCGATCTCACGCTCACATCCGGCGCCCATCCGCACGTCGAATTCGCACTCTCGACACAGCCTCTTGTCGAGGAAGTGGCCGTGCTCGCCAGCTCCATCGTGGATACGCCCGAAGTGCTCACGCGGGTTCCCGGATCGGTTGAGATTCTGGATCGGCGAGCGCTCGATGCGAGCCGCGTCTTCACCGTGAACGAGGCCCTCCGCAAGGTCACCGGCGTGTTCGCCCGCGACGAGGAAGGGTTCAGCCTGCGCCCGAATATCGGCATTCGCGGACTCAATCCCACGCGCTCGACGAAAGTCCTGCTCCTGGAGGACGGCATCCCGCTCACCTATGCCCCCTATGGCGACAATGCCTCGTACTATCACCCTCCGGTGGATCGGTTCGAGAGCATCGAAGTCATCAAAGGATCGGGGCAAATCCTCTACGGCCCGATGACCATTGGCGGCGTCATCAACTACATCACGCCGAATCCCCCCGAGAAACCACGCGGCGCTCTGACGCTCATCGGCGGCAATCGCGATTACCTCAATGGGCACCTCACCTATGGCGGGACGTGGGGGGGCACCGGATTGCTCTTCGATTACATGCGCAAGCAAGGCGAAGGCGCGCGCGAGAACACGCGCACGGGTCTCAATGATGCGAACGTGAAGATCGTCACGGCGCTCGGCTCCAGGCACGCCCTGACGATCAAGGGGAATTACTACGGCGAGAACTCCCAGGTGACCTATTCGGGCCTGCGGCTCGATGAATACCTCGCCAACCCGCGTCAGAATCCGTTCCTCAACGATCGCTTCCTGGGAGATCGGTACGGGGCGTCCGTCACTCACGCCTATGTCCTGAAGAACGACGTCGTGCTCACGACGAGCCTCTACGGCTCGATGTTCTTCCGCGACTGGTGGCGACAGTCGAGCAATTCCGGTCAGCGCCCGAATCGGCGAGGCGATCCGGGCTGCCGCGGCATGGAGGACTTGCTGACGACCTGCGGCAACGAGGGGCGGCTGCGCAAATATTACACCTGGGGGATCGAACCGCGCGTGCGCGCCTTCGACCGAATCTTGGGCATCCGGGGCGAGACCGAGTTCGGATTCCGGGCGCACTTCGAGCGGCAGGATCGCAAACAGATGAACGGCCAGGCGCCGACGGCCCGCACGGGCATCATCGTTGAGGACAATGAGCGGAAGAACCAGGCCTATTCGGGATTCCTCCAGCATCGGTTTCTGCTCGGCCGATGGACGATCACGCCGGGCCTGCGCCTGGAGCACGTGCGCTATGAGCGCACCAACCGATTAGCGAATCGCGGGGCGGGCGCCGCCGGGCGCACGCATCTGACGGAGGTCATCCCGGGCATCGGCATCACGTTCGCTCCAGCGTCGCACACGACGATCTTTGGCGGGGCGCATCGCGGATTCGCTCCGCCGCGCACCGAGGACATCATTGACAACGCGGGGGGAACGATTGATCTCGATCCCGAGCGGAGCTGGACCTATGAGGTGGGCGTGCGAAGCTGGCCCATCTCCGGCTTGAAACTCGAAGCCACCTTCTTCCGCATGGATTTCGAGAATCAGATCGTCCCGGCGAGCGTCGCCGGCGGCCTCGGCGCGACCTTCACCAATGCCGGAGAGACTCTCCATCAAGGAATGGAATTCACCGGCCGGGTGGACATGGGATCGCTGCTCAGGATGACGCACAATGTCTATGCCCGCGCCGCCTACACCTATGTCCCGACGGCGAAGTTCGTCGGCACGCGCCTGAGCAGCATTCCCGGCTTCGGTACTGTGAGCGTGAGCGGCAATCGCCTCCCCTATGCGCCGAAGCACCTTGCGAATCTCCAGTTCGGATATGCACATCCGCGGGGATTTGACGCGTTCCTTGAGGCCGTTCACGTGAGCGATCAATTCGGCGACGATTTGAACACGATCGCGCCGACGCCCGATGGCCAGCGGGGTTTGCTTCCCGCCTATACGATCTGGAACCTGACGATGAACTACCGCGTGGAGTCGCGCGGTTTGACGTTCTTCGTCGCGGTGAAGAACCTCTTCGATCGCCTGTATATCGCCGATCGAACGCGGGGAATTTTGCCCGGGCCTCCGCGGCTGGTCCACGGCGGCCTGCGGTTCCAGTTTTGA
- a CDS encoding PD-(D/E)XK nuclease family protein, with translation MTELKNEFSWSVSRHRAFETCRRLYFLHHYAHWGGWEYGADEQAKKCYLFTKMHTLDSWAGDIIHRTIAAALKRLWQGQSPNLDAMKQQAIKHLRDGWTQSKERLWEQNPKKFVNLFEHYYRIEISPERTAELKARVLACLENFWNSPVLRFIRSVDRSGWKAIEQLTRFRLGEIPIWIKIDFALLDQGHLFIYDWKSGREDEEDRKQLVCYALYAVDQWGIPPDRITIVPFYLRENAVREYTLTAEEIINTKEEIFQSAAEMLALLDDPRENRGRIENFPMTTDRRKCERCFFQEICYGGRFQLGRM, from the coding sequence ATGACCGAACTGAAGAACGAATTCAGTTGGTCTGTGAGCCGACATCGCGCCTTTGAAACCTGTCGGCGGCTGTATTTTCTCCACCATTATGCCCACTGGGGCGGCTGGGAGTACGGAGCCGATGAGCAGGCCAAAAAGTGTTATCTCTTCACCAAGATGCACACCCTCGATAGCTGGGCGGGTGACATCATTCACCGCACGATTGCGGCGGCGCTCAAGCGCCTGTGGCAGGGACAATCGCCCAACCTCGATGCGATGAAGCAGCAGGCCATCAAGCACCTCCGCGACGGATGGACGCAGTCCAAAGAGCGGCTCTGGGAGCAAAATCCCAAAAAGTTCGTCAATTTGTTCGAGCATTACTACCGGATCGAGATTTCCCCCGAACGCACGGCGGAGTTGAAAGCGCGCGTCCTGGCCTGCCTGGAGAACTTCTGGAACTCGCCGGTCCTCCGGTTCATTCGCTCGGTTGATCGCAGCGGTTGGAAAGCCATCGAACAGCTCACTCGCTTTCGCCTGGGTGAAATCCCCATCTGGATCAAGATTGATTTCGCGCTCCTCGATCAGGGCCACCTCTTCATCTACGACTGGAAATCGGGAAGGGAAGACGAAGAGGATCGGAAACAGCTCGTATGCTATGCGCTTTATGCCGTTGACCAATGGGGTATCCCTCCCGATCGGATCACCATCGTTCCGTTCTATCTCCGGGAGAATGCGGTCCGCGAGTATACGCTCACAGCCGAGGAGATCATCAACACCAAGGAAGAAATTTTCCAGAGCGCGGCCGAGATGCTCGCCCTGCTCGATGATCCGCGCGAGAATCGCGGACGCATTGAGAATTTCCCCATGACGACCGACCGGCGAAAATGCGAGCGTTGCTTCTTTCAGGAAATTTGTTACGGTGGGCGCTTCCAGCTCGGGCGTATGTGA
- a CDS encoding aldehyde dehydrogenase family protein, with translation MSCIEITDVLRCINPATGELLGNVRITTPEEVHDAVARARRVFPEWAQSSFAERRRIILNVRQRILGQIEEIATLITMETGKPKVEALSCDIIPALEAITFFARKAERILKPQRIGLGKYHLLGRTSFLRFHPLGVIGIIAPWNFPLGIPLSQIVMALMAGNVVVLKPSEHTPLVGFLIGELFRTAGLPEGVLTLLQGDGSTGAALVEAGVDKIIFTGSVATGKKVAAAAARTLTPVILELGGKDPMIVLKDADLEAAASAAVWGAFCNSGQVCASVERCYVDETIADQFIAKVVEKTRRLRQGSPDDPDVDVGAMISEGQLRLVQQHVDEAVRRGAIVLCGGERNRAREGFFYQPTVLTDVDLEATLLREETFGPVLPIIPFRTEEEALRWANDSPYGLTASIWTKDIERAKKLAARIEAGTVMINECTYTYALAQTPWGGIKSSGIGITHSPLGLRELVRLEHVHINRFPRLKDFWWYGYSEEVYRLFIALARYFTSPSLIEKIRALPWLLRGLRLKKY, from the coding sequence ATGAGCTGCATCGAGATAACAGATGTTCTCCGGTGCATCAACCCAGCCACGGGGGAACTGTTGGGCAACGTCCGTATCACGACGCCGGAGGAAGTACACGATGCCGTCGCCCGGGCCCGTCGGGTCTTTCCGGAATGGGCGCAGTCGAGCTTCGCCGAACGGCGCCGGATCATCCTGAACGTGCGTCAACGAATACTCGGCCAGATCGAGGAAATTGCAACGCTCATCACCATGGAGACGGGCAAGCCGAAGGTGGAAGCGCTCTCCTGTGACATTATCCCGGCGCTGGAAGCGATAACTTTTTTCGCTCGAAAAGCCGAACGGATTCTCAAACCGCAGCGGATCGGCCTGGGCAAATATCATCTTCTCGGGCGCACGTCGTTTCTTCGCTTTCATCCGCTGGGCGTCATCGGCATCATCGCGCCGTGGAATTTTCCCCTGGGCATTCCCCTGAGCCAGATTGTGATGGCGCTGATGGCGGGTAACGTGGTGGTGCTCAAACCGAGCGAGCATACGCCGCTTGTGGGATTTCTCATCGGAGAACTCTTTCGCACCGCCGGACTCCCCGAGGGAGTGCTGACTCTCCTTCAGGGGGATGGTTCGACCGGAGCGGCGCTGGTGGAAGCCGGAGTGGATAAGATCATTTTCACCGGGAGCGTGGCGACGGGGAAGAAGGTCGCGGCGGCTGCCGCTCGCACGCTCACGCCCGTCATTCTGGAACTCGGCGGCAAGGATCCCATGATCGTGCTCAAAGATGCCGACCTGGAGGCGGCTGCTAGCGCCGCCGTCTGGGGAGCTTTCTGCAATTCCGGGCAGGTCTGCGCCTCCGTCGAACGCTGCTATGTTGATGAAACCATCGCCGACCAGTTCATCGCTAAGGTCGTGGAGAAAACGAGGAGGCTCCGACAGGGAAGTCCCGACGATCCGGATGTGGACGTCGGAGCCATGATCAGCGAGGGTCAATTGCGTCTGGTCCAACAGCACGTGGATGAGGCCGTCCGACGCGGGGCTATCGTCCTCTGTGGCGGCGAGCGCAATCGCGCCCGGGAAGGCTTCTTCTATCAACCCACTGTGCTCACCGATGTGGATCTTGAGGCGACCCTGCTTCGGGAGGAGACGTTTGGACCGGTCCTGCCGATCATTCCTTTTCGCACCGAGGAGGAGGCTCTTCGCTGGGCCAATGACAGCCCTTACGGATTGACGGCCAGCATCTGGACGAAAGATATCGAACGGGCCAAGAAACTGGCCGCTCGCATCGAAGCCGGTACCGTCATGATCAACGAATGCACCTACACCTACGCGCTGGCGCAGACTCCCTGGGGCGGGATCAAAAGCAGTGGCATCGGAATCACCCATTCGCCGCTGGGATTGAGGGAGCTTGTTCGTCTCGAACACGTTCACATCAATCGCTTCCCCCGGCTGAAGGATTTCTGGTGGTACGGCTACTCAGAAGAAGTTTACCGGCTGTTCATCGCCCTGGCGCGATACTTCACCTCGCCGTCGCTTATCGAAAAAATCAGGGCGCTTCCCTGGCTCCTTCGAGGGCTCAGGCTGAAGAAGTACTGA
- a CDS encoding alanyl-tRNA editing protein encodes MTERLYYTDWRLLTFTARVEDLITMGDRTAVVLDRTAFYPTGGGQPHDVGLLGGLRVVDVVEDSQGERILHIVHGRPEFTPGDEITGEVDSRRRTDFMQQHTGQHILSQAFLRVAGAETRSVHFGEETSTIDLTLESPDEDVIRRAEELASQIVFEDREVRCHIVAPEQLVQFPLRKEPAVTGCARIVEIADFDWSPCGGTHAHRTGEVGLIAVRGWERAKRMCRVEFVCGGRALRDYRRANDAARAVASLLTTGREEIPARVAHLLQEHRHSLRRYAN; translated from the coding sequence ATGACCGAGCGACTTTACTACACGGATTGGCGACTGCTCACATTTACCGCGCGCGTTGAGGATCTCATCACGATGGGGGATCGAACCGCCGTCGTACTGGATCGCACGGCGTTCTACCCAACCGGAGGAGGTCAGCCTCATGATGTCGGTCTTCTCGGCGGGCTTCGTGTCGTTGATGTCGTTGAGGATTCGCAGGGGGAGCGGATCCTCCATATCGTTCATGGCCGACCCGAATTCACTCCGGGAGATGAGATCACCGGTGAGGTTGATTCCCGGAGACGGACCGACTTCATGCAACAACACACGGGCCAGCATATTCTCTCGCAAGCTTTCCTGCGGGTGGCCGGAGCGGAAACGCGCAGCGTACATTTCGGCGAGGAGACGTCCACGATTGACCTCACCCTGGAGTCGCCGGACGAAGACGTGATCCGACGGGCCGAGGAATTGGCCTCGCAAATCGTCTTTGAGGATCGTGAGGTTCGTTGTCACATCGTGGCGCCGGAACAACTCGTGCAGTTTCCTCTGAGAAAAGAGCCCGCCGTGACCGGATGTGCTCGCATCGTTGAAATTGCCGATTTCGATTGGTCGCCCTGTGGAGGCACTCACGCGCATCGAACCGGCGAAGTGGGGTTGATCGCCGTTCGCGGCTGGGAGCGAGCCAAGCGAATGTGCCGCGTTGAATTCGTCTGCGGCGGTCGTGCCCTGCGCGACTATCGCCGGGCCAACGACGCGGCCAGAGCCGTCGCTTCCCTGCTCACGACCGGACGGGAGGAGATTCCCGCCAGGGTCGCTCATCTCCTCCAAGAGCACAGACACTCGCTCAGGCGATACGCGAACTGA